A window of the Butyricimonas faecalis genome harbors these coding sequences:
- a CDS encoding DMT family protein, with product MQGFYAILLLIVSNVFMTFAWYGHLKLQEMKWIDNWPLFGVILFSWSIALLEYCAQVPANRLGFIGNGGPFSLMQLKVVQEVITLTIFIIFSMLFFKGVTFQWNHLAACVCLVLAVYFVFMK from the coding sequence ATGCAGGGATTTTATGCGATATTATTATTAATTGTTTCAAACGTATTTATGACTTTTGCCTGGTATGGCCATTTGAAACTACAAGAAATGAAATGGATTGACAATTGGCCTCTCTTCGGGGTAATCCTGTTTTCGTGGAGTATCGCTTTATTGGAGTATTGTGCTCAAGTTCCGGCCAACCGATTAGGGTTCATTGGGAATGGAGGACCTTTTTCCCTGATGCAGTTAAAAGTGGTTCAAGAAGTAATCACACTGACCATATTCATAATCTTCTCCATGCTTTTCTTCAAAGGCGTAACTTTCCAATGGAATCATTTGGCTGCTTGTGTTTGTTTAGTGTTAGCGGTTTACTTTGTGTTCATGAAATAA
- a CDS encoding AAA family ATPase gives MKANKIQKIEIRNIWGKYNFRWENLNPDVNILTGINGSGKTTFFNIIDALLSADIKRLKLYNIEAEVTIDDILISFRKDSTLASVKQKLAGVNYLKISTFDVPIRDRRKMGKEDSPLLSELKEIVYSVGENNNSFSDYRLRATNFPDQAEKINCRIRKFYDTVNHLFAGTGKTIEIDPMTNQLVFRDGDEIIHLYKLSSGEKQLLIILLRVFLMDEQPYILLMDEPEISLHIEWQYRLFEEIQKLNPHCQIITSTHSPSLFGDGWGDKLVFIEDLLI, from the coding sequence ATGAAAGCGAACAAGATTCAGAAAATAGAGATCCGCAATATATGGGGGAAATATAATTTCCGGTGGGAAAATCTCAATCCCGATGTAAATATCTTGACAGGTATTAACGGTAGCGGGAAAACCACATTCTTCAATATTATTGACGCCTTACTTTCGGCAGATATTAAACGCTTGAAATTATATAATATTGAGGCAGAGGTTACGATTGACGACATCTTGATCAGCTTTCGGAAAGATAGTACCCTAGCATCCGTAAAACAAAAGTTAGCCGGGGTAAATTATTTGAAGATAAGTACATTTGATGTACCTATCCGTGACCGACGGAAAATGGGTAAAGAGGATAGTCCCCTACTCAGCGAATTGAAGGAGATCGTGTACAGCGTGGGCGAAAATAACAATTCGTTTTCTGATTACCGCCTTCGAGCTACAAATTTCCCGGATCAAGCGGAAAAGATTAATTGCAGGATTCGCAAGTTTTATGACACCGTGAACCACCTGTTTGCCGGAACGGGGAAAACCATCGAAATAGATCCGATGACCAATCAACTGGTTTTTCGAGATGGGGATGAAATTATACATCTCTACAAGCTATCATCAGGCGAGAAACAATTATTGATCATCCTGCTCCGCGTGTTCTTGATGGACGAACAACCCTATATTCTACTTATGGATGAACCGGAAATTTCGTTACATATCGAGTGGCAGTACCGTCTTTTTGAAGAAATTCAAAAACTGAATCCACATTGTCAAATCATCACCTCTACCCACTCCCCGAGTTTGTTTGGCGATGGTTGGGGCGATAAGTTGGTATTTATCGAAGACTTATTAATTTAA
- a CDS encoding DUF4435 domain-containing protein: MFSPPISKEKYYYHAAKRFMMDAQLLRCKATIHVEDKDDIVFWSDIFKHFRPNDRFHFIAGSRNERGHETKGVTQCLKYVKYLNPKFFICIDSDYRYLLQEQGIDVKHYIFQTYTYSFENHHCYDKGLNELCYRITTLPNNVFDFHQFLKEYSNIVYKLFLWHLYFLVADPKRFSIADFNELVSFQWQRRPDIRQNGRHELNKLKGRIEQKLAQLRKNYPKANLSILERKYQKMGLTPDTTYLFIRGHNIYDMVYMLNREVCKKVLRIAKDSYSGSRQPPHVNLFGYRNSIDDQLKKNLHFGAYPAIRKIEEDVRLLF, translated from the coding sequence ATGTTTTCTCCTCCTATATCCAAAGAAAAATATTATTACCATGCAGCCAAACGTTTTATGATGGACGCCCAGCTCTTGCGTTGTAAGGCGACTATTCACGTGGAAGATAAAGACGACATTGTTTTCTGGAGTGATATTTTTAAACATTTCCGCCCGAATGACCGGTTTCATTTTATCGCGGGCTCCCGGAACGAACGGGGTCATGAAACCAAAGGAGTGACGCAATGTCTGAAATATGTCAAATACCTAAACCCGAAATTTTTTATCTGCATCGATAGTGACTATCGCTATTTGCTACAAGAACAAGGGATTGATGTCAAGCATTATATTTTTCAGACTTATACTTATTCTTTCGAGAACCATCATTGTTATGACAAGGGTTTGAACGAGCTATGCTACCGGATCACGACTCTACCTAATAACGTGTTCGATTTTCACCAATTCCTGAAAGAGTATTCGAATATCGTGTACAAATTATTCCTGTGGCATCTTTATTTCTTGGTAGCAGATCCAAAACGATTTTCGATCGCTGATTTCAACGAACTGGTTTCGTTTCAATGGCAACGTCGACCAGACATCCGCCAGAACGGACGCCACGAGTTAAACAAGCTGAAAGGACGGATAGAACAGAAACTTGCTCAACTCCGGAAGAATTATCCCAAAGCAAACCTTTCCATACTCGAGAGAAAGTATCAAAAGATGGGACTAACCCCAGATACCACGTATCTTTTTATCCGAGGACATAATATCTACGATATGGTTTACATGTTGAATCGGGAAGTTTGTAAAAAGGTGCTACGAATTGCGAAAGATTCGTATTCCGGTTCACGACAACCGCCCCACGTCAACCTTTTCGGATACCGGAACAGCATTGACGATCAATTAAAAAAGAATTTACATTTCGGAGCTTATCCAGCCATTCGCAAAATAGAAGAAGATGTTCGCCTTTTATTTTAG
- a CDS encoding carboxypeptidase-like regulatory domain-containing protein, with product MEWIDDIKEYLHGNRRGKAANRMEREALSDPFLFEALEGLTSIPSDPIDGLIRLERQLNERARSSSKHKWTWMYVAASLAVLLVCGTWWFTRQENMLDEPVMTVAQLSDSVKAKERERVTLESQAMDLSDKTDSLMVRPSDKKQLQFSDDKIEGARKMKEFADQEISSANVQMEDTSRQMMRKMNVVNNPVSGTITDEKGNPLAGVTVVLSGSTMGVVSDDNGYFTLELPASEGLLTFSFVGMKARNILVKAGDKLQVKMEEDTKGLDETVVTGYVAKKREVETSNVKIQETTATIAGKQNVALGTLSGDDIRHFNQYMEKALRYPKADLDSNKMGTVILSFELNQRKVPSRIRIESGFSKESNKEVIRLLAEGPKWENSLSNKRIRVCVHLTIGKNGESHKAILNVLPSGSK from the coding sequence ATGGAATGGATTGACGACATAAAAGAATACCTGCATGGCAACCGGAGGGGAAAGGCTGCTAACCGTATGGAGCGGGAGGCTTTATCCGATCCGTTCTTGTTTGAGGCGTTGGAAGGATTGACTTCAATTCCAAGCGATCCTATTGATGGTCTGATTCGTTTGGAACGCCAGTTAAATGAACGAGCCCGTTCTTCCTCCAAACACAAATGGACATGGATGTATGTTGCAGCCTCGCTAGCTGTTTTATTGGTTTGTGGAACATGGTGGTTTACCCGGCAAGAGAACATGCTTGATGAACCCGTGATGACGGTTGCCCAATTATCAGATTCGGTGAAGGCTAAAGAGAGGGAAAGGGTAACGCTTGAAAGTCAAGCAATGGATTTGTCTGATAAAACGGATTCTTTAATGGTACGCCCAAGTGATAAAAAGCAGTTGCAATTCTCGGATGACAAAATAGAAGGTGCGCGGAAGATGAAAGAGTTTGCCGATCAAGAAATTTCTTCTGCAAATGTTCAAATGGAAGATACTTCCCGACAGATGATGCGGAAAATGAACGTAGTCAATAATCCCGTGTCGGGTACGATAACGGATGAAAAGGGCAATCCGTTAGCGGGAGTAACAGTCGTCCTTTCCGGTTCCACGATGGGAGTAGTCTCGGATGACAATGGGTACTTTACTTTGGAGCTTCCTGCATCAGAGGGCTTACTTACCTTCTCTTTTGTCGGTATGAAGGCCCGAAATATTTTGGTTAAGGCGGGAGATAAATTGCAAGTGAAGATGGAAGAAGATACAAAAGGTCTGGACGAAACGGTTGTTACCGGTTATGTTGCAAAAAAGCGAGAGGTTGAAACGTCTAATGTGAAAATACAAGAAACCACCGCTACTATTGCCGGTAAACAGAATGTTGCACTTGGGACCTTGTCTGGAGATGATATTCGTCATTTCAATCAATACATGGAAAAAGCTTTACGTTATCCGAAGGCAGATTTGGATTCGAATAAAATGGGGACGGTTATACTTTCATTTGAGTTGAATCAGAGAAAAGTTCCCAGCCGAATTCGGATAGAAAGTGGCTTCTCGAAAGAGAGCAATAAGGAGGTTATCCGATTATTGGCCGAGGGACCTAAATGGGAAAACTCTCTGTCAAATAAGCGAATACGAGTTTGTGTCCATCTCACAATTGGAAAGAATGGAGAATCTCATAAAGCCATCTTGAACGTATTACCTTCCGGGAGTAAATGA
- a CDS encoding RNA polymerase sigma factor, whose amino-acid sequence MKPEQENLTDEELLKRYCDSGELVYFVEAYKRYMPLVYGVALKYLKRPEDAQDAVMQLFEELVVKIKEVEIQSFKAWLYTCIRNNCLMEIRKRSKNLSVSLDDSFMEFCDDFHLTVVSESENREESLRECVESLPEKQRISVKYFFFDELSYKEVEERTGFSLKMVKSFIQNGKRNLKLCLERKGVTSNGMD is encoded by the coding sequence CTAACGGATGAAGAACTACTGAAAAGATATTGTGACAGTGGTGAATTGGTGTATTTCGTGGAAGCTTATAAAAGATACATGCCTTTAGTATACGGGGTAGCCTTAAAGTATCTGAAGCGACCGGAAGATGCACAAGATGCCGTTATGCAATTATTTGAAGAATTGGTTGTGAAGATAAAAGAGGTGGAAATACAATCATTTAAAGCTTGGCTATATACCTGCATTCGCAATAATTGTTTGATGGAAATTCGGAAAAGAAGTAAAAATTTGTCTGTTTCTTTAGACGATTCTTTTATGGAATTTTGCGATGATTTTCATCTTACAGTTGTATCCGAGAGTGAAAATCGGGAGGAATCGTTACGAGAATGTGTTGAGAGTTTGCCAGAAAAACAACGTATCAGTGTGAAATATTTCTTCTTCGATGAACTTTCGTATAAAGAAGTAGAGGAACGCACGGGGTTTTCTTTGAAAATGGTAAAGAGTTTTATACAGAATGGGAAACGGAATTTGAAATTGTGTTTGGAACGTAAAGGGGTAACATCAAATGGAATGGATTGA